A single region of the Streptomyces vilmorinianum genome encodes:
- a CDS encoding DUF742 domain-containing protein: MTPPPASHDPYGSSIDESYGHEGDQPLVRPYAMTGGRTRPRYQLAIEALVSTTADPAHLATLLPEHQRICHLCREVKSVAEVSALLSMPLGVARILVADLAEAGMVAIHQPGNGEAGGTPDVTLLERVLSGLRKL, translated from the coding sequence ATGACCCCGCCCCCCGCCTCTCACGATCCGTACGGCTCCTCGATAGACGAGTCGTACGGACATGAAGGCGACCAGCCGCTGGTGCGTCCGTACGCGATGACCGGCGGCCGGACCAGGCCGCGGTACCAACTCGCCATAGAGGCGCTCGTCAGCACCACGGCCGACCCGGCGCATCTCGCCACCCTGCTCCCCGAGCACCAGCGGATATGCCACCTGTGCCGCGAGGTCAAGTCGGTGGCCGAGGTCTCGGCGCTGCTGTCGATGCCGCTCGGTGTCGCCCGCATCCTCGTCGCCGACCTGGCGGAGGCCGGCATGGTGGCGATCCACCAGCCGGGCAACGGAGAGGCCGGCGGCACGCCGGACGTGACACTGCTCGAAAGGGTGCTCAGTGGACTTCGCAAGCTCTAG
- a CDS encoding GTP-binding protein: protein MDFASSSGGAARSTTSAKIVVAGGFGVGKTTFVGAVSEINPLRTEAVMTSASAGIDDLTHTGDKTTTTVAMDFGRITLDQDLILYLFGTPGQDRFWFMWDDLVRGAIGAVVLVDTRRLADCFPAVDYFENSGLPFVIALNGFDGHQPYNPEEVREALQIGPDAPIITTDARHRADAKSALITLVEHALMARLK, encoded by the coding sequence GTGGACTTCGCAAGCTCTAGCGGCGGGGCGGCCCGGTCGACCACCAGCGCGAAGATCGTGGTGGCGGGCGGCTTCGGCGTGGGCAAGACCACGTTCGTCGGCGCCGTCTCCGAGATCAACCCGCTGCGTACCGAGGCCGTGATGACCTCGGCCTCGGCCGGTATCGACGACCTGACCCACACCGGGGACAAGACCACCACGACGGTGGCGATGGACTTCGGCCGTATCACCCTGGACCAGGACCTGATCCTGTACCTCTTCGGTACGCCGGGTCAGGACCGTTTCTGGTTCATGTGGGACGACCTGGTCCGCGGTGCCATCGGCGCCGTCGTGCTCGTGGACACCCGGCGGCTCGCCGACTGCTTCCCCGCGGTCGACTACTTCGAGAACAGTGGTCTGCCGTTCGTCATCGCGCTGAACGGGTTCGACGGCCACCAGCCGTACAACCCGGAGGAGGTCCGTGAGGCCCTCCAGATCGGTCCTGACGCTCCGATCATCACGACCGACGCCCGTCACCGCGCGGACGCCAAGAGCGCGCTCATCACGCTTGTGGAGCACGCGCTGATGGCACGACTCAAGTAG
- a CDS encoding sensor histidine kinase, which translates to MRRSKESSAEQQARGNFTPPARMVASPADMAATPVTPPAGSGTGSSSKLSPRNWRVPTRLNAILLIPVLVGLVMGGFQVKGAIDTWQEAQNAEKTALIVRAASEYSQAMLNERDLTAAPLLTAKTAEDRKSDEVTKAYAATDAAKLKFDEAAKNMPEGEGLERRLKLFRDEEPKLEKLRQAAYTQALDPVNTQVGYTGVQHYLMEFSNELGLGTGNVTAYGRTVYAIQLAKAAESLQRSIGTQLLVRPSQKDAIFAQQSVAFNSYNYLEQIALGEFNSGGTQEDVDRLKQVMKEKATEGAKRMQAAGVELPKGPDGSVYTGAAKAIGSAKDADAIEDLRKQAITPETWMAVATGKFDGYTEVEKELVDKAVAEAVRISDEAKTDAFVIGGITVVALLAAFILAGMMARQMSRSMQQLRTAAFGIAEQRLPMLVDQLSRTEPGRVDTRVQPIPIDSQDEIGEVARAFDQVHREAVRLAAEQAMLRGNVNAIFTNLSRRNQSLIEGQLTLITDLENNEADPDQLENLFRLDHLATRMRRNGENLLVLAGEEPGRRWDQPVPLVDVMRAASSEVEQYERIELAGVPDAEIHGQAVTDLVHLLAELLENATTFSSPQTKVRVTATRLPDGRVMVEIHDKGIGLTAEDFADINHKLANPPTVDAAVSQRMGLFVVGRLADRHGIRVQLRPSGEQAGTTSLVMLPDAITHGGGGESLPENDFTVSQMMPQQQVHYEPAQQPMRTAAELGFDDSRYEQPAEDRQLDPVNRSLMREERRAALEAQAQGGDRPLFRDEIDPQHQEYAQEQEYGQEYGQEYASDFAQQAPQQDGYDGYDGYPQQGYDGYVQPTGGYPEPDYAEAAYQGQDNGQAQYDNAYEPQGHQGEWADQGAYQGGYEQQYGTEAESAPTAPEPAAERVGFDRPGPTPNATADAGHALTDAGLPRRGAGAPRTPQQTVQQPAQQQPVQQNEADGSEEWRSTNDERWQRAEKLREPKAGGVTSSGLPRRVPKANLVEGTAEQTPQGGPQVSRAPEDVRGRLSNLRRGVQQGRSAGTDTNGSGLGPGSTYNQER; encoded by the coding sequence GTGAGGCGAAGCAAGGAAAGCTCCGCGGAGCAGCAGGCGCGAGGCAACTTCACGCCGCCGGCGCGCATGGTGGCGTCTCCCGCCGACATGGCCGCGACGCCCGTGACGCCCCCGGCCGGCAGCGGCACGGGGAGCTCCAGCAAGCTGTCGCCGCGCAACTGGCGTGTACCGACCAGGCTGAACGCGATCCTGCTCATACCCGTGCTGGTCGGCCTCGTCATGGGCGGCTTCCAGGTGAAGGGTGCGATCGACACCTGGCAGGAGGCGCAGAACGCCGAGAAGACGGCGCTGATCGTGCGCGCCGCCTCGGAGTACAGCCAGGCGATGCTCAACGAGCGCGACCTGACCGCCGCGCCCCTCCTCACGGCCAAGACCGCTGAGGACCGCAAGAGCGACGAGGTCACCAAGGCGTACGCGGCCACCGACGCCGCCAAGCTGAAGTTCGACGAGGCCGCCAAGAACATGCCCGAGGGCGAGGGCCTCGAGCGCCGCCTGAAGCTGTTCAGGGACGAGGAGCCGAAGCTCGAGAAGCTCCGCCAGGCCGCGTACACGCAGGCCCTGGACCCCGTGAACACCCAGGTCGGGTACACCGGCGTCCAGCACTACCTGATGGAGTTCTCCAACGAGCTCGGGCTCGGCACGGGCAACGTCACCGCCTACGGCCGTACGGTCTACGCCATCCAGCTCGCCAAGGCCGCCGAGTCGCTGCAGCGCTCGATCGGCACCCAGCTGCTGGTCCGTCCGAGCCAGAAGGACGCGATCTTCGCGCAGCAGTCCGTGGCGTTCAACTCGTACAACTACCTGGAGCAGATCGCCCTCGGCGAGTTCAACTCCGGTGGCACGCAGGAGGACGTCGACCGCCTCAAGCAGGTCATGAAGGAGAAGGCCACCGAGGGCGCCAAGCGGATGCAGGCGGCCGGTGTCGAGCTGCCCAAGGGTCCCGACGGTTCGGTCTACACGGGCGCGGCCAAGGCGATCGGTTCGGCCAAGGACGCCGACGCGATCGAGGACCTGCGGAAGCAGGCCATCACGCCCGAGACCTGGATGGCCGTGGCCACCGGCAAGTTCGACGGCTACACGGAGGTCGAGAAGGAGCTCGTCGACAAGGCCGTGGCGGAGGCCGTGAGGATCTCCGACGAGGCCAAGACCGACGCCTTCGTCATCGGTGGCATCACCGTCGTCGCGCTGCTCGCCGCCTTCATCCTCGCCGGGATGATGGCCCGCCAGATGAGCCGCTCGATGCAGCAGCTGCGCACCGCCGCCTTCGGCATCGCCGAGCAGCGCCTGCCGATGCTCGTCGACCAGCTCTCCCGCACCGAGCCGGGCCGGGTCGACACCCGCGTCCAGCCCATCCCGATCGACTCCCAGGACGAGATCGGCGAGGTCGCCCGCGCCTTCGACCAGGTCCACCGCGAGGCCGTCCGGCTCGCCGCCGAGCAGGCCATGCTCCGGGGCAACGTCAACGCGATCTTCACCAACCTCTCGCGCCGCAACCAGTCCCTGATCGAGGGCCAGCTGACCCTCATCACGGACCTGGAGAACAACGAGGCCGACCCGGACCAGCTGGAGAACCTCTTCCGCCTGGACCACCTGGCCACCCGTATGCGCCGCAACGGCGAGAACCTCCTCGTCCTCGCCGGCGAGGAGCCCGGCCGCCGCTGGGACCAGCCGGTCCCGCTGGTCGACGTCATGCGCGCCGCCTCCTCCGAGGTGGAGCAGTACGAGCGCATCGAGCTGGCCGGCGTCCCGGACGCCGAGATCCACGGCCAGGCCGTGACCGACCTCGTGCACCTCCTCGCCGAGCTGCTGGAGAACGCCACCACGTTCTCCTCCCCGCAGACCAAGGTCCGCGTCACCGCGACCCGTCTCCCCGACGGCCGCGTGATGGTCGAGATCCACGACAAGGGCATCGGCCTGACCGCCGAGGACTTCGCGGACATCAACCACAAGCTGGCCAACCCGCCGACCGTGGACGCCGCCGTCTCGCAGCGCATGGGCCTGTTCGTGGTCGGCCGGCTGGCCGACCGGCACGGCATCCGCGTCCAGCTGCGCCCCTCGGGCGAGCAGGCCGGTACGACCTCGCTCGTCATGCTGCCGGACGCGATCACCCACGGTGGTGGTGGCGAGTCGCTGCCCGAGAACGACTTCACGGTCTCGCAGATGATGCCGCAGCAGCAGGTGCACTACGAGCCGGCGCAGCAGCCGATGCGGACCGCGGCGGAGCTCGGCTTCGACGACTCCCGCTACGAGCAGCCGGCCGAAGACCGCCAGCTCGATCCGGTGAACCGTTCGCTGATGCGCGAGGAGCGTCGGGCCGCCCTGGAGGCGCAGGCGCAGGGCGGCGACCGTCCGCTGTTCCGGGACGAGATCGACCCGCAGCATCAGGAGTACGCGCAGGAGCAGGAGTACGGCCAGGAATACGGCCAGGAGTACGCCTCCGACTTCGCTCAGCAGGCTCCGCAGCAGGACGGGTACGACGGCTACGACGGGTACCCGCAGCAGGGCTACGACGGCTACGTCCAGCCCACCGGCGGATACCCCGAGCCGGACTATGCGGAAGCCGCGTACCAGGGTCAGGACAACGGCCAGGCGCAGTACGACAACGCGTACGAGCCCCAGGGACACCAGGGCGAGTGGGCCGACCAGGGTGCGTACCAGGGCGGCTACGAGCAGCAGTACGGGACCGAAGCGGAATCCGCTCCCACCGCTCCCGAACCGGCCGCCGAGCGCGTAGGCTTCGACCGTCCGGGTCCCACGCCCAACGCCACCGCGGACGCCGGGCACGCGCTGACCGACGCCGGTCTGCCGCGCCGGGGCGCCGGCGCCCCGCGGACCCCCCAGCAGACGGTTCAGCAGCCGGCTCAGCAGCAGCCGGTCCAGCAGAACGAGGCCGACGGCTCCGAGGAATGGCGCTCGACGAACGACGAGCGCTGGCAGCGGGCCGAGAAGCTCCGCGAGCCGAAGGCGGGCGGGGTCACCTCCTCCGGCCTTCCGCGACGCGTCCCCAAGGCCAACCTGGTCGAGGGCACGGCGGAGCAGACCCCGCAGGGCGGCCCCCAGGTCTCCCGCGCGCCTGAGGACGTACGGGGCAGGTTGAGCAACCTGCGCCGTGGTGTCCAGCAGGGACGCAGCGCGGGAACGGACACGAACGGATCGGGCCTCGGCCCGGGCAGTACCTACAACCAGGAGCGTTAG
- a CDS encoding roadblock/LC7 domain-containing protein: protein MSQAAQNLNWLITNFVDNTPGVSHTVVVSADGLLLAMSEGFPRDRADQLAAVASGLTSLTAGASRIFEGGAVNQTVVEMERGFLFIMSISDGSSLAVLAHPEADIGLVGYEMALLVDRAGSVLTPDLRAELQGSLLN from the coding sequence ATGAGCCAGGCGGCGCAGAATCTGAACTGGTTGATCACCAACTTCGTGGACAACACCCCTGGGGTGTCCCACACGGTGGTGGTCTCCGCCGACGGACTCCTGCTGGCGATGTCCGAGGGTTTCCCCCGGGACCGCGCCGACCAGCTGGCGGCCGTCGCATCCGGACTGACCTCGCTGACCGCGGGCGCGTCCCGGATCTTCGAGGGCGGAGCGGTCAACCAGACCGTCGTGGAGATGGAGCGCGGCTTCCTCTTCATCATGTCGATCTCGGACGGCTCCTCGCTGGCCGTGCTCGCGCACCCGGAGGCGGACATCGGCCTCGTGGGCTACGAGATGGCCCTGCTCGTCGACCGCGCGGGCAGCGTCCTGACTCCTGACCTCCGGGCGGAGCTTCAGGGAAGTCTTCTCAACTAA
- a CDS encoding DUF742 domain-containing protein, whose product MGTPPGGRPYNGFDGSQPHGDAAQNRFNFPSTPSRQGVPQPYQQPQAQQAPVGAPGASRGAGGQGKHNPLVRPYAMTGGRTRPRYQLAIEALVSTTADPSRLQGQLPEHQRICRLCFEIKSVAEISALLSIPLGVARILVADLAEAGLVAIHQPGGDEAAGGQPDVTLLERVLSGLRKL is encoded by the coding sequence GTGGGTACACCCCCGGGCGGACGCCCTTACAACGGTTTTGACGGATCGCAGCCGCACGGTGATGCCGCGCAGAACCGGTTCAACTTTCCCTCCACCCCGAGCAGACAGGGCGTACCGCAGCCCTATCAGCAGCCGCAGGCCCAGCAGGCTCCCGTGGGCGCGCCCGGCGCCTCGCGCGGGGCGGGCGGTCAGGGCAAGCACAACCCGCTTGTGCGCCCGTACGCCATGACAGGCGGCCGGACCCGGCCGCGTTACCAGCTCGCCATCGAGGCGCTGGTCAGTACGACGGCCGATCCGTCCCGGCTGCAGGGGCAGTTGCCCGAGCACCAGCGGATCTGCCGGCTGTGCTTCGAGATCAAGTCGGTCGCGGAGATCTCGGCACTTCTCTCCATTCCCCTCGGCGTTGCCCGTATCCTCGTCGCCGACCTGGCGGAGGCCGGACTTGTCGCCATCCACCAGCCCGGCGGCGACGAAGCCGCCGGCGGTCAGCCAGACGTGACACTGCTCGAAAGGGTGCTCAGTGGACTTCGCAAGCTCTAG
- a CDS encoding GTP-binding protein: MDFASSSGGAARSTTSAKIVVAGGFGVGKTTFVGAVSEINPLRTEAVMTSASAGIDDLTHTGDKTTTTVAMDFGRITLDQDLILYLFGTPGQDRFWFMWDDLVRGAIGAVVLVDTRRLADCFPAVDYFENSGLPFVIALNGFDGHQPYNPEEVREALQIGPDTPIITTDARHRADAKSALITLVEHALMARLR; the protein is encoded by the coding sequence GTGGACTTCGCAAGCTCTAGCGGCGGCGCGGCCCGTTCAACCACCAGCGCGAAGATCGTGGTGGCGGGCGGCTTCGGCGTGGGCAAGACCACGTTCGTCGGCGCCGTCTCGGAGATCAACCCGCTGCGTACCGAGGCCGTCATGACGTCTGCGTCCGCGGGCATCGACGACCTCACCCACACCGGCGACAAGACGACGACGACTGTCGCGATGGACTTCGGCCGTATCACCCTGGACCAGGACCTGATCCTGTACCTCTTCGGTACGCCGGGTCAGGACCGTTTCTGGTTCATGTGGGACGACCTGGTCCGCGGTGCCATCGGCGCCGTGGTCCTGGTCGACACGCGCCGTCTCGCCGACTGCTTCCCCGCGGTCGACTACTTCGAGAACAGCGGCCTGCCGTTCGTCATCGCGCTGAACGGGTTCGACGGCCACCAGCCGTACAACCCGGAGGAGGTCCGTGAGGCCCTCCAGATCGGCCCGGACACGCCGATCATCACCACCGACGCCCGCCACCGCGCGGACGCCAAGAGCGCGCTCATCACCCTGGTCGAGCACGCCCTCATGGCCCGCCTGCGGTAG
- a CDS encoding acyl-CoA carboxylase subunit epsilon yields the protein MTTPATANLLRVEKGHADPEELAAITAVLLARAAAQPAEASADGRSTAGWRRLERQSGFRPSHSWQG from the coding sequence GTGACCACGCCTGCCACAGCCAACCTTCTCCGTGTCGAGAAGGGCCACGCCGACCCCGAGGAGCTGGCCGCGATCACCGCGGTGCTGCTCGCCCGCGCCGCCGCCCAGCCGGCCGAGGCGTCCGCCGACGGCCGCTCCACGGCCGGCTGGCGCCGCCTGGAGCGCCAGTCGGGCTTCCGCCCCTCCCACTCCTGGCAGGGCTGA
- a CDS encoding acyl-CoA carboxylase subunit beta — MTVVDQTPSEPTDARGRVAELHALREQARRGPSDRATEAQHAKGKLTARERIELLLDPGSFNEVEQLRRHRATGFGLEAKKPYTDGVITGWGTVEGRTVFVYAHDFRIFGGALGEAHATKIHKIMDMAIAAGAPLVSLNDGAGARIQEGVSALAGYGGIFQRNTRASGVIPQISVMLGPCAGGAAYSPALTDFVFMVRETSQMFITGPDVVKAVTGEEITQNGLGGADVHAETSGVAHFAYDDEETCIAEVRYLLSMLPQNNRENPPTVASEDPADRRSDVLLDLVPADGNRPYDMHKVIEELVDDGDYLEIHERWARNIICALARLDGQVVGIVANQPQSLAGVLDIEASEKAARFVQMCDAFNIPIVTLLDVPGFLPGVDQEHGGIIRHGAKLLYAYCNATVPRISLILRKAYGGAYIVMDSQSIGADLTYAWPTNEIAVMGAEGAANVIFRKQIAEAEDSEAMRARMVKEYKAELMHPYYAAERGLVDDVIDPAETREVLIRSLAMLRTKHADLPSRKHGNPPQ, encoded by the coding sequence ATGACCGTTGTGGACCAGACTCCGAGCGAGCCGACCGACGCCCGTGGCCGCGTGGCCGAGCTGCACGCCCTGCGTGAGCAGGCGCGGCGAGGACCGAGCGACCGGGCGACCGAGGCCCAGCACGCCAAGGGCAAGCTGACCGCTCGCGAGCGCATCGAGCTGCTGCTCGACCCTGGTTCCTTCAACGAGGTCGAGCAGCTGCGCCGGCACCGCGCCACCGGCTTCGGCCTGGAGGCCAAGAAGCCGTACACCGACGGTGTGATCACCGGCTGGGGCACGGTCGAGGGCCGTACGGTCTTCGTCTACGCGCACGACTTCCGGATCTTCGGCGGCGCGCTGGGCGAGGCCCACGCCACCAAGATCCACAAGATCATGGACATGGCCATCGCGGCCGGTGCCCCGCTGGTCTCCCTGAACGACGGCGCCGGCGCCCGTATCCAGGAGGGCGTCTCGGCCCTCGCCGGCTACGGCGGCATCTTCCAGCGCAACACCCGGGCCTCGGGTGTCATCCCGCAGATCTCGGTGATGCTCGGCCCTTGTGCCGGTGGCGCGGCGTACAGCCCCGCCCTCACCGACTTCGTCTTCATGGTCCGCGAGACCTCGCAGATGTTCATCACCGGCCCGGACGTCGTCAAGGCGGTCACGGGTGAGGAGATCACCCAGAACGGGCTCGGCGGCGCGGACGTGCACGCCGAGACCTCCGGCGTCGCGCACTTCGCGTACGACGACGAGGAGACCTGCATCGCCGAGGTGCGCTACCTCCTGTCGATGCTGCCGCAGAACAACCGCGAGAACCCGCCGACCGTCGCCTCCGAGGACCCGGCGGACCGCCGCTCGGACGTCCTGCTCGACCTGGTGCCCGCCGACGGAAACCGTCCGTACGACATGCACAAGGTGATCGAGGAGCTCGTCGACGACGGCGACTACCTGGAGATCCACGAGCGCTGGGCCCGCAACATCATCTGCGCGCTGGCCCGTCTGGACGGGCAGGTCGTCGGCATCGTCGCCAACCAGCCGCAGTCGCTGGCGGGCGTGCTGGACATCGAGGCGTCCGAGAAGGCTGCCCGTTTCGTCCAGATGTGCGATGCTTTCAATATCCCGATCGTCACCCTTTTGGACGTCCCCGGCTTCCTGCCGGGCGTTGACCAGGAGCACGGTGGGATCATCCGCCACGGCGCGAAGCTGCTGTACGCGTACTGCAACGCGACCGTGCCGCGGATCTCGCTGATCCTGCGCAAGGCCTACGGAGGCGCGTACATCGTCATGGACTCCCAGTCCATCGGTGCCGACCTGACGTACGCCTGGCCCACCAACGAGATCGCGGTGATGGGCGCCGAAGGTGCCGCCAACGTCATCTTCCGCAAGCAGATCGCGGAGGCCGAGGACTCGGAGGCCATGCGGGCCCGCATGGTCAAGGAGTACAAGGCCGAGCTGATGCACCCGTACTACGCGGCGGAGCGGGGCCTGGTCGACGACGTGATCGACCCCGCAGAGACGCGGGAGGTCCTCATCCGGTCCCTCGCCATGCTCCGCACCAAGCACGCCGACCTGCCGTCCCGCAAGCACGGCAACCCGCCTCAGTAA
- a CDS encoding polysaccharide lyase 8 family protein: MPEPAALAWSRRTFLITASATAAALGLPPLAHAAEGEFEALRLRWLDIQLGAGFDPGAEPYASRLAETGDLARTFRASMAPTDTSLWPGYSFDPPSGITQSYGRLWTMTQAYVQAGTGLTGDAGLLADVLRGLDHLSARIFHPGTTRYGNWWEWQIGSPRLLMDIVAALHPHLGAERIAAACAAVDHFVPDSVLTHYSGTSTGANRVDLCRSVALRGILGANPAKVALARDALSPVFPYVTQGDGLYADGSFVQHTWVAYSGTYGQVMLDGLGRLFTLLAGSSWAVTDPARQIILDSVEKAYAPLIHDGLMMDSVNGRAISRGHLKNDERQIMRSDHFHGQGIIAAIALLAGGAGAAERERWHARVKGWIERDTVSPILSARQFGVADLARLHAVADAPVPAAPEPTGHRLFASMDRAVHRRPGWAANISMASDRIAYYECGNGENPRGWHTGAGMLYWWGPGQGGQYTDWFWPTVDPYRLPGTTVSTRRLADRAGGEWGAPKPAVRWVGGATDGEFAAVGQHLKGLGSTLEARKSWFCAADTVICLGAGITAADGVPVETVVDNRNLGDGGMHALTLHDRWAHLEGHGGWVFPEGAANLRTLREDRTGAWSDINTTSSTERRTRTYQTLWFDHGTDPAGATYAYLLMPGASPRTLAARAADDGWLRILDNSADRQAVHVPSLGLTAANLWRAGTVGRLTATAPASVLVRRGRSVLDLRISEPPRTGQPLELVWDQPVRRVISHDPSVEVLDAGRSLRLRITPGTAGATHRCEVAF; the protein is encoded by the coding sequence GTGCCCGAACCCGCCGCTCTCGCCTGGTCCCGCCGCACCTTCCTGATCACCGCGTCCGCCACGGCCGCGGCCCTCGGACTCCCCCCTCTCGCCCACGCGGCGGAGGGGGAGTTCGAGGCGCTGCGGCTGCGCTGGCTCGACATCCAGCTCGGCGCCGGCTTCGACCCCGGCGCCGAGCCCTACGCCTCCCGCCTCGCCGAGACCGGCGACCTCGCCCGTACGTTCCGGGCCTCCATGGCCCCCACCGACACCTCCCTCTGGCCCGGCTACTCCTTCGACCCGCCCTCCGGCATCACCCAGAGCTACGGCCGCCTGTGGACCATGACCCAGGCGTACGTACAGGCAGGCACCGGCCTCACCGGCGACGCCGGTCTCCTCGCCGACGTCCTGCGCGGCCTCGACCATCTCTCCGCCCGGATCTTCCACCCCGGCACCACCCGCTACGGCAACTGGTGGGAGTGGCAGATCGGCAGCCCCCGCCTCCTGATGGACATCGTCGCCGCGCTCCACCCGCACCTCGGCGCCGAGCGGATCGCCGCCGCCTGCGCCGCCGTCGACCACTTCGTGCCCGACTCCGTGCTCACGCACTACAGCGGCACCTCCACCGGCGCCAACCGCGTCGACCTCTGCCGCTCCGTCGCCCTGCGCGGCATCCTCGGCGCGAACCCCGCCAAGGTCGCCCTCGCCCGGGACGCCCTCTCGCCCGTCTTCCCGTACGTGACCCAGGGCGACGGCCTCTACGCCGACGGCTCGTTCGTCCAGCACACCTGGGTCGCGTACTCGGGCACGTACGGACAGGTCATGCTCGACGGCCTCGGCCGTCTCTTCACCCTCCTCGCGGGCTCCAGCTGGGCCGTCACCGACCCCGCCCGGCAGATCATCCTCGACAGCGTCGAGAAGGCCTACGCGCCCCTGATCCACGACGGCCTGATGATGGACAGCGTCAACGGCCGTGCCATCAGCCGCGGTCACCTGAAGAACGACGAGCGGCAGATCATGCGCTCCGACCACTTCCACGGCCAGGGGATCATCGCCGCCATCGCCCTCCTCGCGGGCGGAGCCGGCGCCGCCGAGCGCGAGCGGTGGCACGCGCGCGTGAAGGGCTGGATCGAGCGGGACACCGTCTCCCCGATCCTCTCCGCCCGCCAGTTCGGCGTCGCCGACCTCGCCCGGCTGCACGCCGTCGCCGACGCGCCCGTCCCCGCCGCGCCCGAGCCGACCGGGCACCGGCTCTTCGCCTCCATGGACCGGGCCGTGCACCGCCGCCCCGGCTGGGCCGCGAACATCTCCATGGCCTCCGACCGCATCGCGTACTACGAGTGCGGCAACGGGGAGAACCCGCGCGGCTGGCACACCGGGGCCGGAATGCTCTACTGGTGGGGGCCGGGCCAGGGCGGCCAGTACACCGACTGGTTCTGGCCGACCGTCGACCCCTACCGACTGCCCGGCACCACCGTCTCCACCCGGCGGCTCGCCGACCGGGCCGGCGGCGAGTGGGGCGCGCCCAAGCCGGCCGTCCGGTGGGTCGGCGGCGCCACCGACGGCGAGTTCGCCGCCGTCGGACAGCACCTCAAGGGCCTCGGCTCCACCCTGGAGGCCCGTAAGTCCTGGTTCTGCGCGGCGGACACCGTCATATGCCTCGGGGCCGGAATCACCGCCGCCGACGGCGTCCCCGTCGAGACGGTCGTCGACAACCGCAACCTCGGGGATGGGGGTATGCACGCGCTCACCCTCCACGACCGCTGGGCGCACCTCGAAGGACACGGCGGCTGGGTCTTCCCCGAGGGCGCTGCGAACCTCCGGACGCTGCGCGAGGACCGGACCGGGGCCTGGAGCGACATCAACACCACCAGCTCCACCGAGCGCCGCACCCGCACCTACCAGACCCTCTGGTTCGACCACGGCACGGACCCGGCGGGGGCGACGTACGCGTATCTGCTGATGCCGGGCGCCTCCCCGCGCACCCTGGCCGCCCGCGCCGCCGACGACGGCTGGTTGCGGATCCTCGACAACAGCGCCGACCGGCAGGCCGTCCACGTCCCGTCCCTCGGACTCACGGCCGCGAACCTGTGGCGGGCCGGTACGGTGGGACGCCTGACGGCCACGGCCCCGGCGAGTGTGCTCGTACGGCGCGGACGCTCCGTTCTCGACCTCCGGATCAGTGAGCCGCCGCGCACCGGACAGCCTCTCGAACTGGTCTGGGACCAGCCGGTCCGCCGGGTGATCAGCCACGATCCCTCGGTGGAGGTGCTCGACGCAGGGCGCTCGCTGCGGCTGCGGATCACCCCCGGTACCGCGGGCGCCACGCACCGCTGCGAGGTGGCGTTCTAG